In a single window of the Maniola jurtina chromosome 4, ilManJurt1.1, whole genome shotgun sequence genome:
- the LOC123864587 gene encoding uncharacterized protein LOC123864587 has product MKFFAFAILLVAAGAAAAPQEVDVAQGRIYDLWVKDWIDRLIKYIDGRGWDPMIVEKRDFNIVIISRLAEARGTIEGLEVSGASEIEIRHLSYNFLLGRIDYDVVHRGVKMSLRHADIELIYGDRRGKGVGSGSIEVGDIRIKGNALLKHDATGRPWIYNINAEVSVGKIKSDMRIVGGRDYSEQVNDFMNVRVHELMDTYKREIDTIAGEVIKYVVERLQNRESIALDEEEKENSKKKRRDVSSGTERRKRGDDEPQARELQVRSLFRAPSQERIVDHWLDNALSVLRSYLVNHGLDPLIIKHRELDYIFIDGLVQLIGEVKDVRLEGLSGMYWNFLYYNIIFGRLDFDLAMPRVSLTIGLYEAEGRYGDRGGKLKFSGSLVVTGARIKGNALLRLDPGPRVTIHNINVDSSIENIEADVKASWKCRGCQGPEDISESVNEFMNETLRELLWTFKVKSINI; this is encoded by the exons ATGAAATTCTTCGCTTTCGCCATCTTGCTAGTCGCTGCTGGTGCTGCCGCCGCTCCACAAGAAGTTG ATGTAGCCCAGGGTCGCATCTATGATTTGTGGGTTAAGGATTGGATCGATCGATTGATTAAATATATCGATGGCAGAGGATGGGACCCCATGATCGTTGAGAAACGCGACTTCAACATCGTCATAATTTCAAG ACTTGCGGAGGCTAGAGGTACCATTGAAGGCTTAGAAGTCTCTGGTGCCAGTGAAATTGAAATTAGACATCTTTCGTATAACTTCCTCTTAGGCAGAATCGACTACGACGTGGTGCATCGTGGAGTAAAGATGTCTCTTC GCCACGCTGACATTGAACTTATTTATGGTGATAGACGAGGCAAAGGTGTAGGAAGCGGAAG taTTGAAGTCGGAGACATCCGTATAAAGGGCAATGCTCTTCTTAAGCACGACGCAACCGGCCGACCCTGGATCTACAATATCAATGCCGAGGTCAGCGTTGGCAAAATTAAG TCTGACATGAGGATTGTTGGCGGCCGGGACTATTCCGAACAAGTCAATGATTTCATGAATGTGAGAGTTCACGAATTAATGGATACATACAAG AGGGAAATAGACACCATTGCTGGAGAAGTCATCAAATACGTAGTAGAAAGGTTACAGAACAGGGAAT CCATAGCACTTGATGAAGAGGAAAAAGAAAATAGCAAGAAAAAACGAAGAGATGTGAGCTCGGGTACGGAGAGACGTAAGCGCGGGGACGATGAGCCGCAAGCGCGGGAATTGCAAGTTCGGAGCCTGTTCCGAG CTCCATCACAAGAACGGATTGTGGACCATTGGCTCGATAATGCGTTGTCGGTTCTTCGCAGCTATTTGGTAAATCATGGTTTGGACCCCCTTATCATTAAACATCGTGAATTGGACTACATCTTTATTGACGG GTTAGTTCAACTTATAGGAGAGGTTAAAGATGTTAGATTGGAAGGGCTCAGTGGCATGTATTGGAACTTCTTAtactacaatataatatttggcAGACTTGACTTTGATCTTGCTATGCCAAGAGTCAGTTTAACCATTG GGTTATACGAAGCTGAAGGTCGCTATGGAGACAGAGGAGGCAAACTTAAATTTTCTGGCAG TCTGGTAGTCACAGGTGCTCGCATTAAGGGTAACGCCCTTTTGCGTTTGGACCCTGGACCGCGTGTGACCATCCATAACATCAATGTGGACTCTAGCATTGAAAATATTGAG GCTGACGTTAAAGCTAGTTGGAAATGCCGGGGCTGCCAAGGACCCGAAGACATCTCCGAGAGCGTGAACGAATTCATGAACGAAACACTTCGTGAGCTTCTTTGGACCTTCAAGGTAAAATCCATCAATATATAA